The following proteins are co-located in the Perca fluviatilis chromosome 22, GENO_Pfluv_1.0, whole genome shotgun sequence genome:
- the ndufb4 gene encoding NADH dehydrogenase [ubiquinone] 1 beta subcomplex subunit 4 — translation MADYREAPLASRPKTLDPNEYFNLSPNHRRSEEDRAALRANLKRQYQTQLNNPHRKELVEDPALTRWVYARANPYLTFKPTFKTSLMGAMFGVVPLFVLYYVFKTDRV, via the exons ATGGCGGACTACCGAGAGGCGCCCTTGGCTAGTCGgccaaaaacactggatccaAATGAGTATTTCAACCTTTCGCCGAATCACCGGCGTTCCGAAGAAGACAGGGCAGCACTACGAGCGAATCTAAAGAGGCAGTATCAGACGCAACTCAATAACCCGCACAGAAAAGAGCTCGTT GAAGACCCTGCCCTGACACGCTGGGTGTACGCACGCGCTAACCCCTACTTAACCTTCAAGCCCACTTTCAAGACATCTCTGATGGGTGCCATGTTTGGAGTTGTGCCCCTCTTCGTCCTTTACTACGTCTTCAAGACAGACAGGGTATGA
- the hgd gene encoding homogentisate 1,2-dioxygenase — protein MAGFKYMSGFGNEFSSEDPRCPGSLPEGQNNPQVCPYGLYAEQLSGSAFTCPRPANKRSWLYRILPSVKHKPFTAVPCGNLTENWNEVEPDPNQLRWLPFTIPKSTEKKVDFVAGLHTVCGAGDAKSRNGIGIHVYACNTSMVDRCFNNSDGDFLIVPQQGKILITTEFGKIMVEPNEICVLQQGMRFSVDVFGETRGYILEVYGAHFELPDLGPIGANGLANPRDFLCPVAWYEDRTVATGYTVINKYQGKLFSCQQGFSPFNVVAWHGNYTPYKYNLENFMVINAVAFDHADPSIFTVLTAKSTRPGVAIADFVIFPPRWGVADRTFRPPYYHRNCMSEFMGLIKGHYEAKEEGFQPGGASLHSAMTPHGPDAECFEKNSAAELQPERVAEGTMAFMFESSFSMAVTKWGLQTCQKLDKSYYQCWESLRSHFNPNWKPSKK, from the exons ATGGCTGGATTCAAG TACATGAGCGGTTTTGGGAACGAGTTCTCTTCTGAAGACCCTCGCTGTCCTGGATCTTTACCTGAgggacag AACAATCCTCAGGTCTGTCCCTACGGCCTCTATGCTGAGCAGCTCTCTGGCTCTGCCTTCACCTGCCCGCGGCCAGCCAATAAGAGAAG CTGGTTGTACCGCATCTTGCCATCTGTCAAACATAAGCCTTTTACCGCAGTGCCCTGTGGAAACCTAACAGAGAACTGGAACGAGGTGGAACCTGACCCTAACCAG CTGCGATGGTTGCCGTTCACCATCCCCAAATCTACAGAGAAGAAAGTGGACTTTGTGGCT GGTCTGCATACTGTCTGCGGTGCCGGAGATGCCAAATCTCGCAACGGCATTGGCATCCATGTGTATGCCTGCAACACCTCCATGGTTGACAG GTGCTTCAACAACTCAGATGGAGACTTTCTGATTG TCCCCCAGCAGGGTAAGATCTTGATCACCACGGAGTTTGGGAAGATAATGGTCGAGCCGAACGAGATCTGTGTCCTCCAG CAAGGGATGCGCTTCAGTGTGGATGTGTTTGGAGAAACCAGAGGCTATATACTGGAGGTGTATGGAGCCCATTTTGAACTCCCTGACCTGGGACccatag GAGCCAATGGTCTGGCCAACCCAAGGGATTTCCTGTGTCCAGTTGCTTGGTATGAGGATCGCACAGTGGCCACAGGTTACACCGTCATCAACAAGTACCAAGGAAAGCTCTTCTCCTGCCaacag GGTTTCTCTCCATTCAATGTGGTAGCTTGGCACGGGAACTACACACCTTACAAATACAACCTGGAGAACTTCATGGTTATCAACGCTGTGGCCTTCGACCATGCG GATCCATCTATCTTTACTGTGCTGACTGCCAAATCTACGCGACCAGGTGTGGCCATTGCTGACTTTGTCATCTTCCCCCCTCGGTGGGGTGTGGCTGACCGCACCTTCCGTCCACCATACTATCACC GGAACTGCATGAGTGAATTCATGGGTCTGATCAAAGGCCACTATGAAGCCAAAGAGGAGGGCTTCCAGCCAGGAGGGGCAAGCCTCCACAGCGCCATGACCCCACACGGCCCGGACGCTGAATGCTTTGAGAAGAACAGCGCCGCTGAGCTCCAACCTGAGAGGGTGGCTGAGGGAACCatg GCTTTCATGTTTGAGTCATCCTTCAGTATGGCAGTGACCAAGTGGGGTCTACAAACATGTCAGAAACTTGACAAGAGCTACTACCAGTGCTGGGAATCTCTCCGCAGCCACTTCAATCCCAACTGGAAGCCCAGCAAAAAGTAG